One window of the Triticum dicoccoides isolate Atlit2015 ecotype Zavitan chromosome 3B, WEW_v2.0, whole genome shotgun sequence genome contains the following:
- the LOC119278228 gene encoding uncharacterized protein LOC119278228: MMTMVEKMPEMVVSALVQETVNKAVSFVFGLRGEKHSQEDLMKRLVTAHDDLELKFDRSNRLPITETALLRRRMEIKQAFQECHDLLSNLELQQDEGAPSPPKKTKSLLALGTNKNLLRSSDVAKFERSVEKADRLLRDLKDGFTLAQYRFYLSPLVTKLLQGRALWYKEEQGSQGHCLMVHTCPSEEHGMLAMLGFKHEDLKRPMTYVYFTVTLRLTESTDIIGITAECLKSLQPLGPQFTSLADLAVGEIAQISSQVLVSPWPWQYAKVDLAKFGRICRQDPFCCKADGIYSCENKVVPSELTRRFPESVIAMGFNCHISAPRSSSTRTRAHRNTHPYLKLTISCTPHCSNAFLSDRSLQQAEEAIQTEAIESFVQQPDEPYKMYWFSAHGSASFVVSKPVVETSTSNTRRVSKRNRRGN; the protein is encoded by the coding sequence ATGATGACAATGGTGGAGAAAATGCCGGAGATGGTGGTCTCGGCACTTGTGCAGGAGACGGTGAATAAAGCCGTCTCCTTCGTGTTCGGACTCCGCGGGGAGAAGCACTCTCAGGAGGACCTCATGAAGAGGCTGGTGACCGCGCATGACGACCTGGAGCTGAAATTCGATAGGTCCAACAGGCTGCCCATCACTGAGACGGCATTGCTCCGTCGAAGGATGGAGATCAAACAAGCCTTCCAGGAGTGCCATGACTTGCTCTCCAACCTCGAGCTGCAGCAAGACGAAGGGGCACCCTCTCCGCCCAAAAAGACCAAGTCTCTCCTCGCCTTGGGCACAAACAAGAACCTGTTGAGATCCTCGGACGTCGCAAAGTTCGAGCGGTCCGTGGAGAAGGCCGACAGGCTCCTACGCGACTTGAAGGACGGCTTTACACTTGCCCAATATAGGTTTTATCTCAGCCCTCTCGTCACAaagcttcttcaaggcagggcgcTCTGGTATAAGGAGGAGCAAGGATCCCAGGGCCACTGTCTCATGGTGCACACGTGCCCTTCCGAAGAGCATGGTATGCTGGCAATGCTAGGCTTCAAACACGAAGACCTCAAGAGGCCTATGACATATGTTTACTTCACAGTAACACTGCGGCTAACTGAGAGCACGGACATTATTGGGATTACCGCTGAGTGCCTCAAGTCACTTCAACCACTTGGTCCCCAGTTCACGTCCTTGGCCGATCTAGCGGTTGGGGAAATTGCTCAGATATCTTCACAAGTCCTAGTTTCACCATGGCCGTGGCAATATGCGAAGGTTGATCTCGCCAAGTTCGGCAGAATATGCCGTCAAGACCCATTTTGCTGCAAAGCAGATGGGATCTATTCTTGTGAGAACAAGGTCGTCCCATCGGAATTAACACGGAGATTTCCAGAATCAGTCATCGCCATGGGTTTTAACTGCCATATTTCAGCTCCTCGGAGCAGCTCAACTAGAACTAGAGCGCACAGAAACACCCACCCATATCTAAAGTTGACCATTAGCTGCACACCCCATTGCTCGAACGCATTCCTAAGTGACCGGAGTTTGCAGCAAGCGGAGGAGGCAAtacaaacagaggcgatcgagtctttcgTCCAACAACCTGATGAGCCGTATAAAATGTATTGGTTCTCCGCACATGGTAGTGCAAGCTTTGTAGTATCAAAGCCTGTCGTTGAAACCAGCACATCAAACACTCGGAGAGTGTCAAAGAGAAACCGTAGAGGTAACTGA